The DNA region GTCAATGCCGGTATTGACACGGTGTTCGTTCTCTCCGGCGAGGGGACGGAGGCGGATATAGAAAAATTCGGCGTCCATCCCACCTGGGTGCGCCGGGATATTGCAGAGATTCTGCAAGAACTGCAAAAAACGGAGGATAATTGAAAAAATTTCAATTTTCATTTTATTTAAGCCGTTTTTCTCGCCGCTTTCGCGGCAACCGAAAAATAGGACGCTTTATGACCGTTCTTTCTGTTGGTCATTTGTGCCTTGCAACATAGCGGAAAGGAATGGTCATAAAAACATGAAACTAAACTACAAGCGGACGATTCTGGTGGGCTTTGCCTTTTTCCTGATCTGTGCCTTTTGGCAGGCCTACGACAATACCATCCCCCTGATTCTCACCAATAAATTCGGTATGTCCCAGACCTGGTCTGGCGTCATCATGGCTCTGGATAATGTCTTGGCCCTGTTCCTGCTGCCTCTGTTCGGCGCCATCTCCGACCGCAGCCACAGTAAAAAGGGCCGCCGCACTCCCTTCATCGTGGTGGGCACCCTCATTGCCGCCGTGGCTCTGGTGGGCCTGAGCTTTGTGGACCTGGCCCAGCTCAATAATATTAAGGAGGTCTCCGCCATCGACGACCCCGCCGCCCTGGTGACCATCTATGAAAAGGAGAAGGACGAGACCCTCCTGACCCCCGATGGCGCGCGTTTCACCCTTTCGGAGCGGTTTACCCAGGAGGAGTTCTCCGCCATCCGCAGCCAGATCCAGGAGGGGGAAAAGACCCACACCAATCCCGACTATACCAATTATGTGGTCCCCGCCCGGCAGGCCTACGCCTGGCAGGTAACGGCGGAGAGCCCCGCCACCCTGGTGTTTTTCATTGTTTTGCTGCTGGTGGTGCTGGTGAGCATGGCCACCTTCCGCTCCCCGGCGGTTGCCCTGATGCCGGATGTCACCGTGAAGCCCCTGCGCAGTAAGGCCAACGCCATCATAAATCTCATGGGCTCTGCCGGCGGCATATTGGTTCTGGCCCTGGGCATGGTCTTTGCCACCGCCTCCGTGCGCAACTCCCTCATGAGCTACACCGCCTATTTTGCCGTTATCGCCGCCATTATGCTCACGGCCCTGGTGATCTTCCTGCTCACCGTCCGGGAGCCGGAGTGGGCCGCGCAGATGGTCCAGGACTCCGTGCGCTACGGCCTGGAGGACAAGCCTGAGACGGTGGAAGGCGACGACGGTACGGAGACCTACGAGGCCCAGGTGCAGCCCGCCGTCAAGGGCGGCCTGTCCCCGGAGGAGAAGAAGTCCATGATCTTCATTCTCCTGTCCATTGTCCTGTGGTTCTTCGGCTATAACGCCGTCACCAGTAAATACTCGGTCTATGCCAGCAATATTCTCCATAAGGACTATAACCTCACCCTCATCATCGCCCAGGCGGCGGCCATCATTTCCTACCTGCCCGTGGGCATGATCGCCTCCAAGGTGGGCCGGAAAAAGACCATCTGCGCCGGCGTTATCATGCTGGCCACGGCCTTCGGCGTGGCGGCCTTCCTGCGGGATAACAGCCCCGCTATGCTCATGAATGCCATGTTCGCCCTGGCGGGTATCGCCTGGGCCACCATCAATGTAAACTCCTTCCCCATGGTGGTGGAGATGTGCTCGGAGCAGGATGTGGGCCGCTACACGGGCCTTTACTACACCGCCTCCATGGCCGCCCAGGTGGCCACGCCCATGTTCTCGGGCCTGCTGATGGATAAGCTGGGCATGACGGTGCTGTTCCCCTACGCGGCGGTGTTCTCCGCCCTGGCCCTTGTGACCATGCGCTTCGTCCGCCACGGCGACAGCCGCCCCGAGGCCAAGAAGGGCCTGGATGCATTGGAGGATATGGATAACTGATATGTGGACCGTCATTTTAATTGTTATTATCCTGCTGCTCCTGGCAGAGATATTCGCCCTGCTGACCGTGTGCCGCCGGGGCCATTCCTACTGGACACTGCTGCGGAAATACCGCTATGCCCACCGGGGCTACCACGGCAAGGATTTAGCCCCGGAAAACTCTCTCCTTGCCTATAAGGAGGCCATCCGCCGGGGCTTCGGCGTGGAGCTGGATGTCCATTTGATGAAGGACGGAAACCTGGCCGTTATCCACGATGCCAGCTTATTGCGCACCGCCGGGGCCGATGTTCTGGTGGAGGATCTGACGGCGGATGAGGTAAAGCAGTATCGGCTGGAGGGTACCGATGAGCAGATTCCCCTGCTGGAGGAGGTCTTGCCCCTGTTTGAGCAGAGCGGCCTTCCCCTGGTGGTGGAGCTGAAAGCGGAGCGGGGGAACCACGATGCTCTGGCCGACGCCACCTGTGCGGTGCTGGATAAGTATAAGGTGCTGTACTGCATTGAGTCCTTCGACCCCCGGTGCATCCGGTGGCTGAAAAAGAATCGCCCGGAGATCGTCCGGGGCCAGCTCAGCGAAAACTTCCTCCGCCACGGCGACGGCGGCAATATGCCCAAACCCCTGCTCTGGGCCCTGGGCAATTTGCTGACCAACTGCCTGGCCAAGCCTGATTTTATCGCCTACCGGTTTTCCGACCGGGATAATCTCTGCCTGCGCTGGTGCCGGTGGTTCTATCATGTCCAGGAGATCAACTGGACCATCATCACAAAAGAGGAGATGTGCGCGGCGGAGTCTGCCGGAAATCTTGTGATTTTCCAGGACTTCGATCCCCGCCTGTAAAGCTATGAGAGTTATCACAGGGTCTGCCCGCGGCAGACGGTTAAAGGAGCTGGAGGGCCTGGAGACCCGCCCCACCACGGGGAAGGTCAAGGAGGCTCTGTTCTCCGTCATCCAGTTCGATATTGAGGGGCGCCGGGTCCTGGACCTCTTCGCCGGCACCGGCCAGCTGGGCATTGAGGCCCTGAGCCGGGGGGCGGAGAGCGCCGTGTTCGTAGAGCGGCGCAAGGATGCCCTCCAGGCCATCCGGGAGAATCTGGAGGCCTGCGGCTTTTCGGATCGGGCCCGGGTGGTAAACGGCGATGCCATGAGCTACCTGAAGTCCGGCGAGAAGTTCGACCTGATTTTTTTGGACCCCCCCTACGCCTCCGGCCTCTTACAGCAGGCCCTGGAGGAAATCGCAAGGTTTGACATTTGCCGCAGACATGGTATAATTGTGGCGGAAAGTGCGGCGGATCAGGCTCTGCCCCCGCTCAGCGGCCCCTATTCGATATACAGAGAGTATCGTTACGGCAAAATAAAACTCACTGTATACCATAGAAACGAGGATTGACCCCATGAAAATAGCCATCTATCCCGGCAGCTTCGACCCCATTACCCTGGGACACCTGGACATCATCCGCCGCGCCGCCCTGTGCTTTGACAAGGTTTATGTGTGCGTGATGGACAACTGCAATAAAAAAGCCCATATGTTCCCGGCGGAAAAGCGCCTGGAGATGCTGCGCCGGTCCGTGGCGGATCTGCCCAATGTAGAGGCGGAGCTGTTCCGGGGATTGCTGGCCGACTACGCCCGGGAAAAGGACGCCCGCATCATCGTCAAGGGCCTGCGCAATGCCACGGACTTTGACCAGGAGTACCAAATGGCCGCCATCAACCGGGGCATCTGGGCGGATCTGGAGACAGTGTTTCTGCCCGCCAGCATCGCCTACCAGCACTTCAGCTCCACCATGGTCCGGGAGATGATCCGCTATGGCCAGCCGCTGGAAAAATATGTTCCCCTGCCTGTGGCGGAGGAACTGAAGCACCACCTATCAAATTGAAAACCGGGAGGATATAGTATGGAAGAAAAAGATCTGCAGCGCCTGCTGGACATGCTCTACGGCATGATCGACGAAGCCAAAAGCGCCCCCTTCAGCGCCGAAAGATGCACCATCAACCGTGACGAGGCTTTGGACATCCTCACGGAGATCCGCAGCCGTATGCCCCTGGAGATCAAGAAGGCCCAGGAGCTGATCCGCGCCCGGGAGGAGTATATCGCCTCGGCAAAAAAAGAGGTGGAGAAGATGCTCCGCCAGGCCGATCTGGACGCGAAAACCATCGTCTCCGAGAGCGAGACCCTTCAGCGCGCCCGCATGAAGTCCGCGGAGATCATCCATCGGGCCGAGGAGCGCACGAGCGAGCTCTATCGGGTGGCCAACGCCTACACCGAGGATGCCCTGCGCCGCACCGAGGAGGCCATTCAGATGGCTCTGGACGAGGTGCGCCAGTCCCGGGTCCGCTTCCGGGCCGCCTCCAACGAGCAAATGCAGCAAATCCGCAGCGGCTCCGCTCCTGAGCCGGAGGAAAAGCCGGAGGAGAATGGAGAAAACTGACAAAATATGCGGTAAAATTTCGTAGAAACGCACAAATTGTCGAAGGACTCTCCGGGACTCTCTTGGTATAAAACTATATATCGTGTCTCACCCGAACACCGTCCACTATATGTAGTGGGCGGTGTTTTTTCGTTCCGGGAAATAGGCAAACAACTGTTCTAATTTATGCAAAAACAGTACAAAATACCCGATTTCCTTAGGAAATATGTTCCATTTTAGGAAAAAAATATTCTTGCAATTAGCCGCCCGATTTACTATACTGTAACCATAGAAGTGGGGCGTTGTGGGGGTAATGCCCATATTTGTGGGGGATAATCCCACACGATCCCACAAAAACCCATGGAAGGAGGGACAGCCGTGACCGGCCAATACGCACACAATATCGATGCCAAGGGGCGGCTGTTCATCCCCGCCAAGCTCCGGGAAGAGCTGGGCCAGACCTTCCATGTCACCATCGGCCTGGATCACTGCCTCTCCATCTATTCCAACGAGAGCTGGGACGCCTTCATGGCCAAGCTTCGTGACCTGCCGTACAGCAAGGCCAAGGCCCTGCGTGTTCTGTCGGCCAACGCCGTGGACTGCGAGCCCGATGCCCAGGGCCGCATCCTCATCCCCGCCAAGCTCCGTCAGTATGCGGACCTGCAAAAGGAAGTGGTGGTCATCGGCAGCTTCGACCGGGCTGAGATCTGGAGTGCCGACCGCTGGGCCCGTGAGGAGACCCTGGCCTTCGAGAGTGGCGCCCTGGAGCGGGCTATGGAAGAGATGGGACTGTAAGCTATGGGATTTGACCGCAATGCCGCATCCGATCAGGCCTTCGGCCATAAGCCGGTGCTGCTGGAGGAGTGCCTGACCGCTCTGAATATAAAGCCCGACGGCATTTATGTAGACGGCACCCTGGGCCGGGCCGGACACTCCCTGGAGATCGTAAAAAAACTCACCGGAAATGGCCGCCTTATCTGCCTGGATCGGGACGAAACGGCCATTGAGGCCGCCAAAATTCGCCTGGCCGACTATCTGGACCGGGTGACCCTGGTACACAGCAATTTCAGCCGCATCGCCGAAGTCCTGCACGAGCTGGACATTCCCGGCGTAGACGGGATGCTCTTTGACCTGGGCGTCTCCTCACCGCAGCTGGACGAAGCCCGGCGCGGCTTCTCCTATATGCACGACGCCCCCCTGGATATGCGCATGGACCGCACGGCGGCCCTTACCGCCCGGGATGTGGTCAATGACTGGAGCTACGAGGACCTGCGCCGCATCCTCTTTGAATACGGCGAGGAGCGCTATGCCCCGGCCATCGCCAAGGCCATCGTCCGCCGCCGCCAGGAAGCGGCCATCGAGACCACCGGCCAGCTGGTGGGCATCATCCGCGCTGCCATGCCTCCTGCCGCGCTGCGGGAAAAGCAGCACCCGGCTAAGCGCAGCTTTCAGGCCATCCGCATCGCCGTCAACGATGAACTGGGCGAGCTGCCCCCCATGCTCCAAGCCGCCTCCGACGCCCTCCGCCCCGGCGGACGCCTGGCCGTCATCAGCTTCCATTCCCTGGAAGACCGTATTATTAAGAAAACCTTGCAGGAGCTCTCCACCGGCTGCACCTGCCCGCCGAATTTCCCTGTGTGCGTTTGCGGCAAAAAGCCCAAGATGAAGCTGGTAGGCCGCAAACCCATCGTGGCAGGCGAGGCGGAGCTGGTCTATAACCCCCGGGCCCGCAGCGCCAAGCTCCGGGTGGCAGAAAAGATATAAGACCTGGCGAAAAAACTCCGTTTTTTCTGCCAAAAGGCTTACAGCCTGCTGCGCGCATAATTTTTGCGCTGGGCGCAAAAATTCCACACTGGCAGCCTGAGAGGTATTTTTCCTCACGCGCATGTCGCGGTGAAAAATGATTGGAGTTTTCGCGTCTGCGGACGCGAACTCTGCGAGGCTTTTTAGAAGAAGATAAATCCAAGAAAGAAAGGAAGAGGAAATCATGGCACAGAAATATGATCGCCGCAGATACGGATATACAGACGGCTCCCTGGCCTATGATCTGGACGCCCTGGCCCGGGAACGCGCATTAGACGATGCCGGCCGCATGGAGCAGCCGCACCGGGAGCCGACCCCCCAGCCCAAGCGCCAGCCTGTGGCCCGGCCCGTGGCCAAGCCCTCTCCCTTGGTTTTGGCCTGCGCGGTGCTGCTGACGGGCCTGGTGGTGCTGCTGCTCATGGGCTACGTGCGTCTGACCCAGGTAAACACGGATATTTCCGAGATGAAGTCGGAGATCAGCCAGCTGGAGGAGCGTCAGGTAGCCCTGCTGACCCAGTATGAAAAGACCTTTGACCTGGCCACTGTCAAGCGGGTGGCCGAGGAGGCGGGCATGAAGAAGCCCACCAGCGGCCAGGTGGAGTACCTGGAGCTGCCCTCCAGCGACAGCGCCGTGGTGTATCGCGGCGATGCGGGCACAGCCCTTGAAAACATCGTGGACTCCATAGCCGCCGCAGTCTCTTCTGTGGTGGAATATTTCCGCTGAGTCCTCCCATATAGTGAAGCGAGGAGTAAGGGAGTAAGAAGGAGACTTCTTGCTCCTTGCTTTGGTCTCATAGCCACAACGCTAAACCCGCCCCAAACGCACTTCTTGCACCCCTCCGTAGGGGCGGGGTTCTACCCTGCCCGCCCGTAAGCACACCTTGCAAATTCCGTAGGGGCCGATGCCTACATCGGCCCGCTCTACCGCACCCCTTGTAACCCCCCTGTCATTGCGAACCAGTGACCGATGTCACTGGTGTGGCAATCCGCAACCCCCGTCCCCTTGGCCCCCTTGCCTAAAGGGGGCTGGCACGGCAAAGCCGTGACTGGGGGATTCTTTCCCCGCACCCCCGGTAGGGCACACGGGCCCTGCCCTACATGGTGTTGCGTTATCGGGGCCGGGCGGACAGGGGCGTCCGCCCCTACAAGGAATTCCGTAGGGGCCGATGCCTACATCGGCCCGCCCTACCGCACCCCTGCAAAACTCCCTGTCATTGCCGGGGCGTACACCGCCCACAGCAATCCGTAATACCCCTGCCAACTCAGCCAAAATGCGAGAAAAGGAGCAAAAAATGACCCCCACCAACGGCGAAATGAACCGCAAAAGTGAAAAGGTCCGTCGGGCCAACCGCACCATCCAAAACCGCACCCTGATCCTCATGGCCTTTTTGGGTGTAGGTGTGTTCATTGCGCTCTTTTTCAAGCTCTTCTCCCTGCAAATTCTGCGCCACGACGAGCTGGAGGCCAAGGCCCTGGACCAGCAGACCCGCAGCACCGTGGTCACCGCCACCCGGGGCACCATTTACGACCGCAACGGCAATATTATGGCCATCTCCGCCACAGCGGAAACGGTTTTTCTCTCCCCTCTGGAAATGAATCGCGCCCTGAACGACAAGGATGCCCCCGTCACCTGGACCAAGGACAGCGTGGCCCAAAGGCTCTCGGAGATCCTGCAGATCAACAAGGAGGGCATCCTCAAGAAAATGGAGCGCACCGACTCCCAGTACGAGGTGCTGAAAATGCGCATAGAGGAGGAGGTAGCCGACCAAATTCGCAGCTACATCAATGATGAGGGCGTGGTGGGAGTCTACATGGCCACCGATGCCAAGCGCTACTATCCCTATTCCACCCTGGCCTCTCAGGTCATTGGCTTCGTAGGCACAGACAACACCGGCCTCTACGGCCTGGAGGCCCGGTATAACAGCACCCTGGAGGGGCAAACGGGCCTGGTGGTGTCTACCAAGGACCCGGCGGGCAACGATATGCTCTATGGCTATGAGCAGTATTATAAGGCGAAAAACGGCAGCGACATCGTCCTGACCCTGGACGCCACCGTTCAGTATTATGTGGAAAAGGCCATTAATGAGATGGTCACCGCCACCGAGGCCGCCAACGGCGCCACGGGCATTGTCATGGATGTGGAGACCGGCGCGGTTTTGGCCATGGCCTCCAGCCCCGGCTACGACCTGAATGACCCTTCCTCCATTTATGATGCCGCCGTCGCCAAGCTGGTGACGGAGAAGAAGCTGGACCTGGCGGACGCCCAGCTGCGCCAGTGGCGCAACAAGGCCATCAACGATACCTATGAGCCCGGCTCCACCTTCAAGGTCTTGACCCTGGCGGCGGCTCTGGAGGAGGGGGTTATCGACAAGGATACCACCTTCGACTGCTCCGGCTCCATCCATGTGCTGGACGCCACCATCCACTGCAGCAACCGGGGCGGCCACGGCCACCAGACCCTGGAGCAAACGGCGGGTAACTCCTGCAACCCCGCCTTCATCACCTACGGCCTGCGCCTGGGCACGGAGAAGTTCTATGATTATATGAAGAACTTCGGCATCATAAACGGCAGCGGC from Vescimonas fastidiosa includes:
- a CDS encoding MFS transporter, giving the protein MKLNYKRTILVGFAFFLICAFWQAYDNTIPLILTNKFGMSQTWSGVIMALDNVLALFLLPLFGAISDRSHSKKGRRTPFIVVGTLIAAVALVGLSFVDLAQLNNIKEVSAIDDPAALVTIYEKEKDETLLTPDGARFTLSERFTQEEFSAIRSQIQEGEKTHTNPDYTNYVVPARQAYAWQVTAESPATLVFFIVLLLVVLVSMATFRSPAVALMPDVTVKPLRSKANAIINLMGSAGGILVLALGMVFATASVRNSLMSYTAYFAVIAAIMLTALVIFLLTVREPEWAAQMVQDSVRYGLEDKPETVEGDDGTETYEAQVQPAVKGGLSPEEKKSMIFILLSIVLWFFGYNAVTSKYSVYASNILHKDYNLTLIIAQAAAIISYLPVGMIASKVGRKKTICAGVIMLATAFGVAAFLRDNSPAMLMNAMFALAGIAWATINVNSFPMVVEMCSEQDVGRYTGLYYTASMAAQVATPMFSGLLMDKLGMTVLFPYAAVFSALALVTMRFVRHGDSRPEAKKGLDALEDMDN
- a CDS encoding glycerophosphodiester phosphodiesterase family protein codes for the protein MWTVILIVIILLLLAEIFALLTVCRRGHSYWTLLRKYRYAHRGYHGKDLAPENSLLAYKEAIRRGFGVELDVHLMKDGNLAVIHDASLLRTAGADVLVEDLTADEVKQYRLEGTDEQIPLLEEVLPLFEQSGLPLVVELKAERGNHDALADATCAVLDKYKVLYCIESFDPRCIRWLKKNRPEIVRGQLSENFLRHGDGGNMPKPLLWALGNLLTNCLAKPDFIAYRFSDRDNLCLRWCRWFYHVQEINWTIITKEEMCAAESAGNLVIFQDFDPRL
- the rsmD gene encoding 16S rRNA (guanine(966)-N(2))-methyltransferase RsmD — its product is MRVITGSARGRRLKELEGLETRPTTGKVKEALFSVIQFDIEGRRVLDLFAGTGQLGIEALSRGAESAVFVERRKDALQAIRENLEACGFSDRARVVNGDAMSYLKSGEKFDLIFLDPPYASGLLQQALEEIARFDICRRHGIIVAESAADQALPPLSGPYSIYREYRYGKIKLTVYHRNED
- the coaD gene encoding pantetheine-phosphate adenylyltransferase, coding for MKIAIYPGSFDPITLGHLDIIRRAALCFDKVYVCVMDNCNKKAHMFPAEKRLEMLRRSVADLPNVEAELFRGLLADYAREKDARIIVKGLRNATDFDQEYQMAAINRGIWADLETVFLPASIAYQHFSSTMVREMIRYGQPLEKYVPLPVAEELKHHLSN
- the mraZ gene encoding division/cell wall cluster transcriptional repressor MraZ, with translation MTGQYAHNIDAKGRLFIPAKLREELGQTFHVTIGLDHCLSIYSNESWDAFMAKLRDLPYSKAKALRVLSANAVDCEPDAQGRILIPAKLRQYADLQKEVVVIGSFDRAEIWSADRWAREETLAFESGALERAMEEMGL
- the rsmH gene encoding 16S rRNA (cytosine(1402)-N(4))-methyltransferase RsmH, whose protein sequence is MGFDRNAASDQAFGHKPVLLEECLTALNIKPDGIYVDGTLGRAGHSLEIVKKLTGNGRLICLDRDETAIEAAKIRLADYLDRVTLVHSNFSRIAEVLHELDIPGVDGMLFDLGVSSPQLDEARRGFSYMHDAPLDMRMDRTAALTARDVVNDWSYEDLRRILFEYGEERYAPAIAKAIVRRRQEAAIETTGQLVGIIRAAMPPAALREKQHPAKRSFQAIRIAVNDELGELPPMLQAASDALRPGGRLAVISFHSLEDRIIKKTLQELSTGCTCPPNFPVCVCGKKPKMKLVGRKPIVAGEAELVYNPRARSAKLRVAEKI
- a CDS encoding penicillin-binding transpeptidase domain-containing protein translates to MTPTNGEMNRKSEKVRRANRTIQNRTLILMAFLGVGVFIALFFKLFSLQILRHDELEAKALDQQTRSTVVTATRGTIYDRNGNIMAISATAETVFLSPLEMNRALNDKDAPVTWTKDSVAQRLSEILQINKEGILKKMERTDSQYEVLKMRIEEEVADQIRSYINDEGVVGVYMATDAKRYYPYSTLASQVIGFVGTDNTGLYGLEARYNSTLEGQTGLVVSTKDPAGNDMLYGYEQYYKAKNGSDIVLTLDATVQYYVEKAINEMVTATEAANGATGIVMDVETGAVLAMASSPGYDLNDPSSIYDAAVAKLVTEKKLDLADAQLRQWRNKAINDTYEPGSTFKVLTLAAALEEGVIDKDTTFDCSGSIHVLDATIHCSNRGGHGHQTLEQTAGNSCNPAFITYGLRLGTEKFYDYMKNFGIINGSGIDLDGEALGIFAPQETSSELDLACYAFGQNFNTTPIALISAQAACINGGYLHTPYVVERVVDSDGNVLSSHDTTPVRQVVSEETSALVRQCLEYVVSSGTGRNGQVKGYRIGGKTGTADKGKTGDTILSFMCFAPADKPKYIMLLTLDTPAGEGRGGGGTVAPYASQIMSEILPYLGVEPSYSAEELLGSDTTVNYVIGMSVSDAEAKLKARGFSVKVVGDGDTVTDQTPEGGTVIPGKSRVILYAGSEKPSTLCTVPNLVGMSPSEANVAVSSAGLILRFTGTTDSGSDSIRVINQSEAAGSQVEAGTVISAQLRDGGVTD